A genomic window from Sparus aurata chromosome 4, fSpaAur1.1, whole genome shotgun sequence includes:
- the LOC115580041 gene encoding prostaglandin F2 receptor negative regulator-like codes for MLNIHGTQDSDSGEYHCMATPWYLSASTGAWTQAGDLTSSRIFLTVRFAVWESLKLPLLYGLSASLGVGLFSLVLGLVCAQCCCRNTTHTPRSRNKLMDLEMD; via the exons atgtTGAACATTCATGGAACTcaggacag tgaCAGCGGTGAGTATCACTGCATGGCCACTCCTTGGTACCTGTCGGCTTCAACAGGAGCCTGGACTCAGGCTGGAGATCTGACGTCTTCTCGTATCTTCCTGACAGTCCGATTTGCTG TGTGGGAGTCCCTGAAGTTACCTCTCTTATACGGTCTATCAGCCTCATTAG GTGTGGGCCTCTTCTCTCTGGTCCTGGGTCTGGTCTGCGCCCAGTGCTGCTGCCGCAACACCACGCACACTCCACGCTCACGCAACAAACTGATGGACCTGGAGATGGACTGA
- the LOC115580364 gene encoding uncharacterized protein LOC115580364 has translation MLDTKCSDPDSTFYRPRSKREIHFILPTDTKCSDPDSTFYRPRSKREIHFILPTDTKCSDPDSTFYRLRSKREIHFILPTDTKCSDPDSTFCRPRSEHEIHFILPTDTKCSDPDSTFCRPRSEREIHFILPTDTKCSDPDSTFYRPRSEHEIHFILPTDTKCSDPDSTFCRPRSEREIHFILPTDTKCSDPDSTFYRPRSEHEIHFILPTDTKCSDPDSTFCRPRSEREIHFILPTDIKRSDPYSTFCRPRYEQEIHFIFPTGQPDHWRCLLPPDSYCKVEHPLVDDGGFHDGNSASLSDQISTDESSDCTDYEDIDYVPDSGGNSSDTSLCSNELRITESLAPKNCSRTCQWG, from the exons ATGTTGG acaccaagtgttcagatcctgacTCAACCTTCTACAGACCAAGAAGCAAGCgagagatccacttcatccttccaacag acaccaagtgttcagatcctgacTCAACCTTCTACAGACCAAGAAGCAAGCgagagatccacttcatccttccaacag acaccaagtgttcagatcctgacTCAACCTTCTACAGACTAAGAAGCAAGCgagagatccacttcatccttccaacag acaccaagtgttcagatcctgacTCAACTTTCTGCAGACCAAGAAGTGAGCATgagatccacttcatccttccaacag acaccaagtgttcagatcctgacTCAACCTTCTGTAGACCAAGAAGCGAGCgagagatccacttcatccttccaacag acaccaagtgttcagatcctgacTCAACCTTCTACAGACCAAGAAGTGAGCATgagatccacttcatccttccaacag acaccaagtgttcagatcctgacTCAACCTTCTGTAGACCAAGAAGCGAGCgagagatccacttcatccttccaacag acaccaagtgttcagatcctgacTCAACCTTCTACAGACCAAGAAGTGAGCATgagatccacttcatccttccaacag acaccaagtgttcagatcctgacTCAACCTTCTGTAGACCAAGAAGCGAGCgagagatccacttcatccttccaacag acatCAAGCGTTCAGATCCTTACTCAACTTTCTGCAGACCAAGATATGAGCAAGAGATCCACTTCATCTttccaacag GTCAGCCAGACCACTGGAGGTGTCTCCTTCCACCAGACAGCTACTGCAAG GTTGAACATCCCTTGGTCGATGATGGTGGATTTCATGATGGAAACTCTGCAAGCTTAAGTGACCAG ATCTCTACTGATGAATCTTCAGATTGTACAGATTATGAAGATATTGACTATGTTCCAGACTCAGGTGGCAATTCCTCAGACACAAGTCTCTGTAGTAACGAACTGAGAATCACAGAATCTCTTGCTCCCAAAAATTGTTCAAGGACATGCCAGTGGGGATAG